The following coding sequences lie in one Azospirillum humicireducens genomic window:
- a CDS encoding ChaN family lipoprotein — MSRQFFPAFPRLVPLVFAALAVTAAPDIRAEEAARVGCVPPGVWADGTGTALEPVPLLRRLADAPVVLLGEQHDKADHHRWQLHTLAGLHALNPDLAIGLEMLPRRLQPVLDRWVAGELTESEFLKETDWRTVWGFDPGFYLPILQFARLYRLPVVALNVERSLISRTARNGWAAIPQAEREGVGTPAAPTETYSRRLTEMLATHERSESQAAAPTDAAKRFIEAQGVWDRAMAEKIAETRRTTGRAVVGILGQGHALYRDGVPHQLADLGIPDSAVLLPWDADRDCGELDGRIADAVFGLGPAREDAEPQRPRLGVQLDPGPDGITVGAVSDGSVAAAAGLRSGDRILNAAGSPVRAPADLVAVIRRQAPGTWLPLTIRRDGAEQELVAKFPTERR; from the coding sequence TTGTCCCGCCAGTTCTTCCCTGCTTTTCCCCGCCTCGTTCCGCTGGTCTTCGCGGCGTTGGCCGTGACCGCCGCACCGGACATCCGGGCGGAGGAAGCGGCGCGCGTCGGCTGCGTGCCGCCCGGCGTGTGGGCCGACGGCACCGGGACTGCGCTGGAACCGGTGCCGCTGCTGCGCCGGCTCGCCGACGCGCCGGTCGTGCTGCTGGGGGAACAGCATGACAAGGCGGACCACCACCGCTGGCAGCTCCACACCCTGGCCGGCCTGCATGCGCTGAACCCGGACCTCGCCATCGGGTTGGAGATGCTGCCGCGCCGGCTGCAGCCGGTGCTCGACCGCTGGGTGGCGGGGGAACTGACCGAAAGCGAGTTTCTCAAGGAGACCGACTGGCGTACGGTTTGGGGCTTCGATCCGGGCTTTTACTTGCCGATCCTGCAATTTGCCCGCCTGTACCGTCTGCCGGTGGTGGCGCTGAATGTGGAACGCTCGCTGATCAGCCGCACCGCCCGCAACGGCTGGGCCGCCATCCCGCAGGCGGAGCGCGAGGGCGTCGGCACCCCGGCCGCCCCGACCGAAACCTACAGCCGCCGCCTGACCGAAATGCTGGCGACACACGAGCGGTCTGAATCGCAGGCCGCCGCCCCGACCGATGCGGCCAAGCGCTTCATCGAGGCGCAAGGCGTCTGGGACCGGGCGATGGCGGAGAAGATCGCGGAGACCAGACGCACCACCGGCCGCGCCGTCGTCGGCATCCTGGGGCAGGGCCACGCCCTCTACCGCGACGGCGTCCCCCATCAACTGGCGGACCTCGGGATTCCCGATTCCGCCGTGTTGCTGCCCTGGGATGCCGACCGCGACTGCGGCGAGCTGGACGGACGCATCGCCGATGCGGTCTTCGGGCTGGGACCTGCGCGCGAGGATGCCGAACCGCAGCGGCCGCGGCTGGGCGTGCAGCTCGATCCCGGTCCGGACGGCATCACTGTGGGGGCGGTCAGTGACGGCAGCGTGGCCGCAGCGGCCGGCTTGCGCAGCGGCGACCGCATTCTCAACGCCGCGGGAAGCCCGGTGCGGGCGCCGGCCGATCTGGTCGCCGTCATCCGCCGTCAGGCGCCCGGCACCTGGCTGCCGCTGACCATCCGGCGCGACGGCGCGGAGCAGGAGCTCGTGGCGAAATTCCCGACGGAGCGACGGTAG
- a CDS encoding SDR family NAD(P)-dependent oxidoreductase has protein sequence MPHRKTVILTGASRGIGHATVTRFSNEGWRVISCSREDVPEHCRRDPNWTHHIPADLSDPASRAAFVEEANKALDGAPLHGLINNAGISPKTPIKERLGCLNGSIEGWHRVFELNFFAALVLARGFAAPLSKGKGAIVNVTSIAGHSVHPFAGSAYSTSKAALSGLTREMAVEFAEIGVRVNAVAPGEIETAMTGPEYDVLIPRIPLKRMGTPEDVAAVIFYLCGPDSAYVTGTETFITGGQHLF, from the coding sequence ATGCCGCACCGCAAGACCGTCATTCTCACCGGCGCCAGCCGGGGTATCGGACACGCCACCGTCACCCGGTTCAGCAATGAGGGCTGGCGCGTGATCTCCTGCTCGCGGGAGGATGTGCCGGAGCATTGCCGCCGCGATCCCAACTGGACCCACCACATCCCGGCCGACCTGTCCGACCCCGCCAGCCGCGCCGCCTTCGTGGAGGAGGCGAACAAGGCGCTGGACGGCGCCCCCTTGCATGGCCTGATCAACAATGCCGGCATCTCGCCCAAGACCCCGATCAAGGAGCGGTTGGGCTGCCTGAACGGTTCCATCGAGGGCTGGCACCGGGTGTTCGAGCTGAACTTCTTCGCCGCGCTGGTGCTGGCCCGCGGCTTCGCCGCTCCGCTGTCGAAGGGCAAGGGGGCGATCGTCAACGTCACCTCCATCGCCGGCCATTCGGTGCACCCCTTCGCCGGTTCCGCCTATTCCACCTCGAAGGCGGCGCTGTCCGGCCTGACCCGCGAGATGGCGGTGGAGTTCGCGGAGATCGGCGTCCGCGTCAACGCCGTCGCCCCCGGCGAGATCGAAACGGCGATGACCGGCCCCGAATACGACGTGCTGATCCCGCGCATCCCCCTGAAGCGCATGGGAACGCCGGAGGACGTCGCCGCGGTGATCTTCTATCTCTGCGGCCCGGATTCGGCCTATGTGACGGGGACGGAGACCTTCATCACGGGTGGGCAGCATCTGTTCTGA
- a CDS encoding methyl-accepting chemotaxis protein, with product MMLKNLRIAALTNLFGVVVTLGFLAVVLTGALAIRELKVGGPIYQRIVLGKDLIADILPPPEYVIEAYLEATLAMNDPTSVEQRRVRLAQLRKDYDERHDYWLKERFEPSLVDQLTGTSHAPVMRFWDAIEVRFLPALARKDEAAARASYAVIAEAYAAHRAVVDRIVADTTRYNSETEVFAAGRETLFMSAVWGVSALVLAVVVLGVLGIRRRVVRPVIELTAAMRSLAQGNLAIAIPGSDRGDEIGAMAGALRVFKENAEEAERLRRLREEERERSEREKQSALQRMAETVETEASNAVDVVASQTSQMAGNATRMAESARAVSDNSQTVAAAATQALSNAQTVAAASEQLSASIREIATQIGTATSMTGEAVGASVRAEETIQRLAEAVTRIGEVTDLINDVAGQTNLLALNATIEAARAGESGKGFAVVASEVKQLAGQTAKATEEIESQIAAIQATTAEAVSAVRAIADRVRGVETVSATVAAAIEEQEAATGEIARNVVQTSNAAQEVATRIAAVSQEATATGERASEVNALSTRVASSIDQLRRVLIEAIRTATPEVNRRADPRYPLNRPGRLTIGGREVPVTVDNASEGGAQISGLPRESWTALRQGTALSVALPGLEPVPATVRAFDSAAGRLHVTFILTGADRERFAGQFRRIVAGLVPMDRAA from the coding sequence ATGATGCTGAAGAATCTCAGGATTGCCGCGCTCACCAACCTGTTCGGCGTGGTGGTCACGCTCGGGTTCCTGGCGGTGGTCCTGACCGGCGCTCTGGCGATCCGCGAGCTGAAGGTGGGCGGCCCGATCTACCAGCGCATCGTGCTGGGCAAGGATCTGATCGCCGATATCCTGCCGCCGCCGGAATATGTGATCGAGGCCTATCTGGAAGCCACGCTGGCGATGAACGACCCGACGTCGGTGGAGCAGCGGCGGGTGCGTCTGGCACAACTGCGCAAGGATTACGACGAGCGGCATGACTATTGGTTGAAGGAGCGCTTCGAGCCGTCGCTGGTCGACCAGCTGACCGGAACCTCCCATGCGCCGGTGATGCGCTTCTGGGACGCAATAGAGGTGAGGTTCCTGCCGGCGCTCGCCCGCAAGGACGAGGCGGCGGCACGCGCCTCCTACGCCGTCATCGCCGAGGCCTATGCCGCCCACCGCGCCGTCGTCGACCGGATCGTCGCGGACACCACCCGCTACAACAGCGAGACGGAGGTCTTCGCCGCCGGCCGCGAAACCCTGTTCATGAGCGCGGTCTGGGGCGTCTCGGCCCTTGTGCTGGCGGTGGTGGTGCTGGGCGTGCTGGGCATCCGGCGCCGGGTGGTACGGCCGGTGATCGAGCTGACCGCCGCCATGCGCAGCCTTGCCCAGGGCAACCTCGCCATCGCCATTCCCGGTTCCGACCGCGGCGACGAGATCGGCGCGATGGCCGGGGCCCTGCGCGTCTTCAAGGAGAATGCCGAGGAAGCCGAACGGCTGCGCCGCCTGCGTGAGGAAGAGAGGGAGCGGTCCGAACGGGAGAAGCAGTCGGCCTTGCAGCGCATGGCCGAGACGGTGGAGACCGAGGCGTCCAATGCCGTCGACGTGGTCGCCAGCCAGACCAGCCAGATGGCCGGCAACGCCACCCGCATGGCTGAATCGGCCCGTGCGGTCAGTGACAACAGCCAGACTGTCGCCGCCGCCGCCACGCAGGCGTTGTCGAACGCGCAGACGGTGGCCGCGGCGTCGGAGCAGCTTAGCGCCTCCATCCGCGAAATCGCCACCCAGATCGGCACCGCCACTTCCATGACCGGCGAAGCGGTCGGCGCCTCGGTTCGGGCGGAGGAGACGATTCAGCGTCTTGCCGAGGCCGTGACCCGCATTGGCGAGGTGACCGACCTGATCAACGACGTCGCCGGTCAGACCAACCTGCTGGCCTTGAACGCCACCATCGAAGCGGCGCGGGCGGGGGAGTCGGGCAAGGGCTTCGCCGTGGTCGCCAGCGAGGTGAAGCAACTGGCCGGACAGACCGCCAAGGCGACCGAAGAGATCGAAAGCCAGATCGCCGCCATCCAGGCCACCACGGCGGAGGCGGTCAGCGCCGTGCGCGCCATCGCCGACCGGGTGCGCGGGGTGGAGACGGTCTCGGCCACCGTCGCCGCCGCCATCGAGGAGCAGGAGGCGGCGACCGGCGAAATCGCCCGCAACGTCGTCCAGACCTCCAACGCGGCGCAGGAGGTGGCGACCCGCATCGCCGCCGTCTCGCAGGAGGCGACGGCCACCGGCGAGCGCGCCAGCGAGGTCAACGCCCTGTCCACCCGCGTCGCTTCCAGCATCGACCAGTTGCGCCGTGTCCTGATCGAGGCGATCCGCACCGCCACGCCGGAGGTGAACCGCCGGGCCGACCCACGCTATCCGCTGAACCGTCCGGGCCGGCTGACCATCGGCGGGCGCGAGGTGCCGGTGACGGTCGACAACGCGTCCGAGGGCGGCGCGCAGATCAGCGGCTTGCCGCGGGAGTCCTGGACCGCCCTGCGGCAAGGGACGGCGTTGAGCGTCGCTTTGCCGGGTCTGGAGCCGGTGCCCGCCACCGTCCGCGCGTTCGACAGTGCGGCGGGCCGTCTGCATGTCACCTTCATCTTGACTGGCGCCGACCGCGAGCGCTTTGCCGGGCAGTTCCGCCGCATCGTCGCCGGCTTGGTTCCGATGGATAGGGCGGCCTGA
- a CDS encoding NUDIX hydrolase has translation MPDDKTPDTNSPDCGPGCGGPRVRAIPPGEDRERLMCPDCGYIAYQNPLIVVGAVATWEDGRILLCRRAIEPRKGFWTLPAGFMEERESTREGAAREAWEEARARIDIDHLLAIYDIPRISQVQMIFRARLLSPDVEPGPESLEVGLFAWDEIPWSELAFPTVVWALREHRDRLGSNDCAPAVNPTPDALARWERML, from the coding sequence ATGCCAGACGACAAGACCCCCGACACGAATTCTCCAGACTGCGGCCCCGGCTGCGGCGGTCCCCGCGTCCGCGCCATTCCGCCCGGCGAGGACCGCGAGCGGCTGATGTGCCCCGATTGCGGCTACATCGCCTACCAGAACCCGCTGATCGTCGTCGGGGCGGTGGCGACCTGGGAGGATGGCCGCATCCTGCTGTGCCGCCGCGCCATCGAACCGCGCAAGGGCTTCTGGACCCTGCCCGCCGGTTTCATGGAGGAGCGCGAGAGCACCCGCGAGGGCGCGGCCCGCGAAGCCTGGGAGGAGGCGCGCGCCCGCATTGACATCGACCATCTGCTGGCGATTTACGACATCCCGCGGATCAGTCAGGTGCAGATGATCTTCCGCGCGCGCCTGCTGTCGCCGGACGTGGAGCCCGGCCCCGAAAGCCTGGAGGTCGGACTGTTCGCCTGGGACGAGATTCCGTGGAGCGAGCTTGCCTTCCCCACCGTGGTCTGGGCGCTGCGCGAACACCGCGACCGGCTCGGCAGCAACGATTGCGCCCCCGCGGTCAACCCCACCCCGGACGCACTCGCCCGCTGGGAACGGATGCTGTAG
- the rmuC gene encoding DNA recombination protein RmuC, with product MTQFVVNGMVADGMSLAIGLAAGLLLGTAIAWAVMRAAAGRVEAAAAALHAELATRLDLAERTEDDLREEIEARDHQIARLHGEVADARERHAQLSTRLEAERTAAAEKMALLERAQAALADSFKALSAEALRQNNRSFLDLARETLTGFQEQAKGDLDKRQTAIAAIVDPVRQSLEAMDRQIRELENSRAGAYEGLKQQVLSLVESQSALRAETGNLVRALRTPAARGRWGEIQLRRVCEMAGMLDHCDFVEQVSVDSGRLRPDLIVTLPGGKTIVVDAKTPLEGYLDGVQALDDGARRDGMARHARHVREHMKQLGAKGYWDQFDDSPEFVVLFLPGENFFSAALEQDPALIEAGIDHRVILATPTTLIALLRAVAYGWRQERLADNAREISALGAELYKRLSDLGGHMERLGGQLDKAVGCYNSAVGTLESRVLVSARRFRDLHAAPEGAEMPLLEPLDHSPRRLQATELRVPPVESSAAD from the coding sequence GTGACGCAGTTCGTGGTGAATGGGATGGTGGCGGACGGAATGTCGCTGGCGATCGGGCTGGCCGCCGGCCTGCTGCTGGGAACCGCCATCGCCTGGGCGGTGATGCGGGCCGCTGCCGGCCGTGTTGAAGCCGCGGCTGCAGCCCTTCATGCGGAACTCGCCACCCGCCTCGACCTCGCCGAGCGGACCGAGGACGACCTGCGCGAGGAGATCGAGGCCCGCGACCACCAGATCGCCCGTCTGCATGGCGAGGTCGCCGACGCCCGCGAACGCCACGCCCAGCTGTCGACCCGGCTGGAGGCCGAACGGACCGCGGCGGCTGAGAAGATGGCTTTGCTGGAGCGCGCCCAGGCGGCCCTGGCCGACAGCTTCAAGGCGCTGTCGGCGGAGGCGCTGCGCCAGAACAACCGCAGCTTCCTCGATCTGGCGCGGGAGACGCTGACGGGATTCCAGGAGCAGGCGAAGGGCGATCTGGACAAGCGCCAGACCGCCATCGCCGCCATCGTCGATCCGGTGCGCCAATCGCTGGAGGCGATGGACCGCCAGATCCGCGAGCTGGAGAACAGCCGTGCCGGCGCCTATGAGGGGCTGAAACAGCAGGTGCTGTCTCTGGTGGAAAGCCAGAGCGCGCTTCGGGCGGAGACCGGAAACCTCGTCCGGGCGTTGCGCACCCCGGCGGCGCGCGGGCGCTGGGGCGAAATCCAGCTGCGCCGGGTCTGCGAGATGGCGGGCATGCTCGACCATTGCGACTTCGTGGAGCAGGTGTCGGTCGACAGCGGCCGGCTGCGCCCCGACCTGATCGTCACGCTGCCCGGCGGCAAGACCATCGTGGTCGATGCCAAGACGCCGTTGGAAGGCTATCTGGACGGCGTCCAGGCGCTGGACGACGGTGCGCGGCGCGACGGCATGGCCCGCCATGCCCGGCATGTGCGCGAGCATATGAAGCAGCTCGGCGCCAAGGGCTATTGGGACCAGTTCGACGACAGCCCGGAATTCGTCGTGCTGTTCCTGCCCGGCGAGAATTTCTTCTCCGCGGCGCTGGAACAGGACCCGGCGCTGATCGAGGCCGGCATCGACCACCGCGTGATCCTGGCCACCCCGACCACGCTGATCGCGTTGCTGCGCGCCGTCGCCTATGGCTGGCGGCAGGAGCGGCTTGCCGACAATGCGCGCGAGATCAGCGCGCTGGGGGCGGAGCTGTACAAGCGGCTGTCCGACCTGGGCGGCCATATGGAGAGGCTGGGCGGGCAGCTGGACAAGGCCGTCGGCTGCTACAACAGCGCGGTCGGGACGCTTGAATCGCGGGTGCTGGTCAGCGCGCGCCGATTCCGCGACCTTCATGCCGCGCCGGAGGGGGCGGAGATGCCGCTGTTGGAGCCTCTGGACCACAGCCCGCGCCGTTTGCAGGCCACCGAACTGCGCGTGCCGCCGGTGGAGTCCTCCGCCGCGGATTGA